CCTTATATCTATTCCCAACAAGTACTTTCCTGGTTTCAAAAACCGGATACGCTGCAACTCAGATTTCACAACAGTTTGCTGGTAATAGCAATGTGAAATTGTGGAATACTACAGATTTAACAAATGAGATTACTGGTAGTCTTTATATTGAAACAGATTTAACAAATAATATTCCAGAAAAAGTAGGGGCCAAAGTATTAGTGACAGCTGCTGCAAACATTCCTACAAATTCTTCAGAGTCTTATACTGTTTATTTTCCAACATATACTGATGCAGCTGGTGTTTACAGTATTAAAGTTCCTGCTGCTCCAAACGGATATACACTTACATTTGAACAAATCTCTGCCGATCAAAAGCTTTATGTAAACGCAACAGAAGATAATGCTGTAACTTCATTTCCAAGTAGCTTACCAAGGTTAACTACAGTAAAAACTTATTTTAATGTGAATAGTTACAATGCTCCGGTTCCAGCAGTATATAGCGCTTATTACTTTAAAGCTACACCTGATAAGGCTGGTAAAATTCTATACATTCCAGGAAATACTAATTACAGTTATTACAACCAGGTGTTGTTATCTACTTTAGGTGACAAATTTCAGGTAGAAAAACTTAATATCAACAGTACTAATACCCAAAATGGTAATGTCGACATGGGTTTATATACCTACGATGCCAATACCAAAATTGATGTAGAAATAGTTGACATAACGGGAAATACAATACAATCGGCTCCTAAATTAATGGCTAACATAGGGTCTAATGGAAAGATAGCTTATACTTACTCTGCTGAAGGTGGAAATGGCTATATTCATCTTAAAAGAGATGATGCCGGTGTTTTAGTACCTGACGCTAAAGGAGTTATTTTAAAGGCTGTGCCATATGATTCATACTACTCTGCACTAGGTAATAGTTCAAATCTAAACATAGCATCAAACAGATACGTAACCAATAGTTACTTACTAAGTAATAAAGGTGACAAAAAAGTTGTCAACTTTTACTACGGTTCTGGCGATAGCAGAGTAAAACAAGTATACTAGTTAATAGCCAACATATTTAGTTTAACATAAAAAAAGAGAGGGTTTCCCAGGAAGCCTTCTCTTTTTTTATGTTATGTTTTCCAATATCAAGGGATCAAGTCATAAACTTGCGGATTAGGGATTAAATTTCAAGTTTTGGGTTTGATATTTTTTGAGTTCAAAGCAACTGGTTAAGATTCTTTAATAAGATGATTACTTCCTGATTTTTCCAGGCTTGCTACTTTTACGAAAGTTCTCTGATGCCTTTTTCGGTTTCCATTGATTGTTTCATTATGCCCGGTACAGAACTTTTGAAACAACCAGTACTCCAAACTGCTGCTTTAAAAATGAAATCGCCTAGGATTCCCTTTAAAAATTTACCCGTTAAACTTCCCATAATAAATAAATGCTTTTCCATAAATGTAAATCATTAATGTTAAAGTGCATCATCAGGAGTAGACAATGTCCGTAATTGTCCGCAGCAGTCTGCAATTGTCCGTAGTTGTCCATGCCTTAGTCAAAGGAAAAATCATAAGGTTTATGAAGCTTCAGTTAGTTGTGCTTGAGTTGTGCCTGAGTGGTGGTCGGTGTAAGTGCAGGCCGTAACCAGCCCGGGAGTATGACAACTCTAAGTCATTTCAACTAGTTGTTTTGACTTGGACTTGCCATGCTCTCACGTTGCTTTAGCATTGCTCTTACCCTAACGAGTACTCGGACAGTACTCAGGCAGTACCCGGCCGATATAGATCTGTTATTTAGCTGTTTTGAATTTATTTACTAACAGCCCGGACTTGTTTCCCCTGAGTCATTCCCATGCAAATTGAAAGCTTTCAGCGCAACTTCCACAGGCATAAGCGCATCCGTGACAGCAAAGACTTTCTGTTTAGCGTGTCAAAAATTTATGCTTAAAAAAGAGACTGCTTCACAAGTTGATGACTTGATCCATATCAAGACTTACCCCTGCACAGTATGTTATCCAAAATAAAAAACCTTTGAAAACAAAAAAGCTCCAGATTTCTCTGAAGCTTTTAGAAGAAGTGGTGTGGGCCGGGATCGAACCGGCGACACAAGGATTTTCAATCCTTTGCTCTACCGACTGAGCTACCGCACCATCTTATTTCAACATGTTTGACCATGTTCCCCTCGGTTGGGAGTGCAAATGTAGTTTCTTTTTTCGAATTGCAAAACTTTTTCTGAAAATAATTTAAAAACCCCTCAGAATTATTTAAAAAGGCTCTAAATTTGAAATAATTATGCAAGCATAGTATTTTTTGTCTGCTAATTATTTTAACTTAGCATGACTGTAAAAGATTAACCAAATAATGATTTCACAAATTCTATTTATAGCAATCACTTTAGCGGCTATCGCCTTATTCAGCTTCAACCTGAAAAAGGTCATCCGTAACATCAGAATTGGTAAAGCGGCAGACCGTACTGACCAACCTCAAAAAAGATTGATGACCATGATCAGGGTTGCCCTTGGGCAAAGCAAGATGGTGGTACGTCCAATTCCTGCTGCCCTGCATTTTGTCGTGTACATTGGTTTTGTGATTATCAATATCGAAGTGCTCGAAATTATGATTGACGGCATGTTTGGCACTCACCGCGTATTTGGCGGGCTGGGCAGCTTGTATAACTTTTTGATAGGATCATTTGAGATTCTCGCTTTAGGAGTATGGGTTGGCTGTGCAATTTTCCTGATCAGAAGAAATATTTTAAAACTGAAAAGATTAAACAGCCCCGAATTGAAAGGCTGGCCAAAATCTGATGCCAATTATATCCTGATCACAGAAATCCTGTTAATGACCGCATTTCTGCTGATGAATGCAGCAGATGCTAAATTGCAGGCTTTAGGCGCACATCATTATATCACAGCAGGCGCTTTCCCTGTAAGTCAGTTTCTCCAAAGCTTATTGCCAGGCAGCGAAAGCAGCCTGATCGCTATAGAAAGAGGCTGCTGGTGGTTCCACATTATCGGTATC
The DNA window shown above is from Pedobacter cryoconitis and carries:
- a CDS encoding 4Fe-4S dicluster domain-containing protein; the protein is MISQILFIAITLAAIALFSFNLKKVIRNIRIGKAADRTDQPQKRLMTMIRVALGQSKMVVRPIPAALHFVVYIGFVIINIEVLEIMIDGMFGTHRVFGGLGSLYNFLIGSFEILALGVWVGCAIFLIRRNILKLKRLNSPELKGWPKSDANYILITEILLMTAFLLMNAADAKLQALGAHHYITAGAFPVSQFLQSLLPGSESSLIAIERGCWWFHIIGILAFLNYLPYSKHFHILFAFPNTYFSNLEPKGEFTNMQSVTNEVKAMLDPSFTPPEAEAGRFGAKDVNDLSWVNLMNAYTCTECGRCTSVCPANITGKLLSPRKIMMDTRDRMEEVGKNIDKTGAGFEDGKSLIDDYITREELWACTSCNACVEACPINIDPLAIITDLRRYAVMEESQAPASINAMLGNIENNGAPWKYSPADRLNWAKES